The Brachyhypopomus gauderio isolate BG-103 chromosome 12, BGAUD_0.2, whole genome shotgun sequence genome window below encodes:
- the diras1a gene encoding GTP-binding protein Di-Ras1a, whose product MPEQSNDYRVVVFGAGGVGKSSLVLRFVKGTFRDTYIPTVEDTYRQVISCDKSVCTLEITDTTGSHQFPAMQRLSISKGHAFILVYSITSRQSLEELKPIYQQVLAIKGNVEGIPIMLVGNKSDETQREVDTKEGEAQANHWKCAFMETSAKTNHNVTELFQELLNLDKKRDMSLNMRSSKQRRADKLKAKCSVM is encoded by the coding sequence ATGCCAGAGCAGAGTAATGACTACCGCGTGGTGGTGTTCGGAGCCGGGGGCGTGGGAAAGAGCTCCCTGGTCCTGCGATTCGTGAAGGGCACCTTCAGGGACACCTACATCCCGACGGTGGAGGATACCTACCGGCAGGTGATCAGCTGCGACAAGAGCGTGTGCACACTGGAGATCACCGACACCACCGGCAGCCACCAGTTCCCTGCCATGCAGCGTCTGTCCATCTCCAAGGGCCATGCCTTCATCCTGGTCTACTCCATCACCAGCCGCCAGTCCCTGGAGGAGCTGAAACCCATTTACCAGCAGGTGCTGGCCATCAAGGGCAACGTGGAGGGCATCCCCATCATGCTGGTGGGCAACAAGAGTGACGAGACGCAGCGTGAGGTGGACACCAAGGAAGGAGAAGCCCAGGCCAACCACTGGAAGTGTGCCTTCATGGAGACCTCGGCCAAGACCAACCACAACGTCACCGAGCTCTTCCAGGAGCTCCTCAACCTGGACAAGAAACGCGACATGAGTCTCAACATGCGCTCCAGCAAGCAGAGGAGGGCAGACAAGCTGAAGGCCAAGTGCAGTGTGATGTAG